In the Candidatus Deferrimicrobium sp. genome, CTCCCCGCCGGCTTTCAAGTCCGCCAGGTTATTCTTGATCCGGATCGTGCGATCCGCGACTACGTTGATGTCCAAGCGGACGCGGAATTCGGACTTTTCCCTCCGCGCGACAACATCCGAGAGCCTCCTGCTGAAGTCGACGAGCGCTTTCTCGGGGTACATGACACGGGAGTAGCGCGCGGATTGCACCTCGACATCCCCCGTCACCAGGAGGTCTTCCACGGGTCCGATCAACTCCGCGTGCCCCTGTACGACCGGACGAAAATCGTCCGGGTAAGGATATCGCATGTCGAGGAAATCGACCGAGAAGTAAAGGCGCTGCCCTGCGTCCATCTTGAGCGGGACTTCTCCCCATCCGTCGATGGAGCCGCCCCCGCTCTTTCCCTCGAAATGTTCGAAAACGATCTTTTCGCGGCTGATGACCGCGTCCGCCCGCATCCCCTCGAAGAGTTGATTGTATCCGATGAACGAGACTGTGCCCCCCTCTAGATGTCCCGTCCCGACGATGGAGGGGGCGTCAAGGTTCCCGGTGATCCGGGCTTCGAGAGTCACCGTACCGTCGAGGCGGTCGAACACGGAGGGAACGGCAAGCCGGACCGCCGACGCCGGCAGCTTTCCATCCACGCGGAGGTTCAGGGCTCCGCCCCAGGAGACACTCCCGGAGATCCGGACGGGGCTCCCCGCGGCGAGAATCGTCCCGCCGGTCCACCGGACCCCCGCCGGATCCATCTGGGCAGAAAGGTCCTTCCCCGAAAGATCGAATCCCCCCTCCCGATAGGTTAGCGATTCGACGAGAACGGTCCCCGAGGTTTTTTCCACCGTGCGGAGGGATCCCTCGATCTTCGCGCGCCCGCGGAGGAAGAAATGGCGGCTTCCGGCTTTCGCCGTCCCGTTCCCGGGGTCCCCCAGGCTGAACGGCCCTTCGAGGCGGAAGCCGAACGGCTCCCGCAGGAAGACCGACCAAGCGAGCCGGGAGTCGGGGGCGCGTGTCAGGATTTCCCCCTCGAAGGCGTCCCCGCTCTTCCCGCCGGAAGCGCGGCACTCCGCGAAGTGCATCTCGCCGATGGAAAGATCCGTCGCGCGTATCGATCCGTGCAGGGCGGAAAAGACCCCCGGGGAAAGGGGAGCGCCTTCGACGACGTCCGCCAGGCGGATCACCCCCCCGGCCTCGGCGCTCCACACACCGCCGGAAGAGACCCCGGAACGCCCCGAGGCGATGAGGAGAACCGACGTGGGGACCTCCGATGCGGTCAGCGACAACTTCGTCGGCCACCCGTCGGAGCGTTGCACCTCTCCGTCGATCCTCACCTGGGGCGACGTGGAACGGAAGGAAAATGTCCCGTCGGCGGCGCCGAGGTGGCCTTCCACGCGCACTCCCGACAGCCGCGCCGGTCCCATCGAGAACTTCTCCGTCCCGGCCGTGAATCGCGGCACTTCCCATCCCATCGGACCGAGGCGGGCGGCGAACCCTGCGTCGACGGTGCCCTTCATTTCCCCGGGATTGTCACGATGGAGCAGGGAGAAGACCTGTGGAATCTCGATCCCCTCCACCTTCCCCTCAATCGCAGTCCGGTTTTTACCGTCGTCGTTCGCCGTGAAATGGAACGCCCCGTCGCCGAATTTCCCCTCCGCGCGCGCATTCCAGCGGTTGGCGGAACCTCCGCTTCCGAATTCCCCCTCCGCCCGCAAAGCCCGCAACGGGACCCCGCGGACGTCGAGGCGCGCGGCATGGAACCGCCCCGACGCCTCGATCTTCCCCGCCATGACGCGGATCTTCCCGTCCGCTTCCCCCTTTCCCTCGATACCGGTGAGATAGCGGGACGCCTTGCCGGCGTCGGTTCCCAGGGACGCCGCAACCCCGGATACCCAACGGGCGATATCGGACAGGTCGATCTCCCGCGCCGCGACCGTCCATTCCGAAGCGGTCCGCGTCCGGTCGAAAGGGAAGGTCCACGTTCCCTCGGCGGTCGCCTTGAACAACTGTGTGGGGACGTCAGCCGAGACATGAAGCGTTTCCGATGGCACGCCGTCGACCTTCAACAGCAATGGAAGAGGGGGGAGCCCGCGAAATGCGAGCGCGGACGCGGAAAGAGACGCTTTCCCGTTCAGGCGGGACCAGGGACCGGAGATTTCCCACTCCGCGGCGATCTTTTCCCAGGCGAGAGCTTCCCCGACGCCGTAGTCGACCGCCTTCCCGGCAGGGAGGGAAAGGGAACCCCGCAGACGGAGCGTCTCCCCGGCGATCGACGCTTCGCCGCCCCCGCGGGATTCCGCTTTCCCTGCCAGTAGACGGAATGAATCCACCTTCACGTCCCGCCCGCCAGACACGGATCCACCCGCTTCGAGTGAAATCGGGAATCGCAGCGCCGTATCGCTTCCTCCCGGAGAGGAAATCCGGTCGATGCCTCCGGGGAGAGCAATCGAGACGGTCCCCCCGAGGCGATCCGCGGATCCCGCAACTCGTACGGAAGCGTCTCCGGTCCCGGCGAGCGAGACCGGAATACCGAGGGTCTTCCAAGGGACCGCGGCAAGGGATACCCGCCGCAGGGTTCCCTTTCCCTCCACTTGCCCGGAGTCGGTGCGGAACAGCCCGTCGGCCTCCAGCACTCCTCCCCATAGCTTCGCGCGCGCGCGGGCGAGACGAAGAACACGTCCGCGCAGGGAGAGTTGCGCCTCCCCTTCGGCGCCAGCGGCGCCGGGAAACCCCGCGTTCCGGAAGACGAGACGGGCCGACCCTTCCGGATCATTCCACGGACCATCGGCGGTGACGGAGAATTCGGCCTTCCCCTCCCGGACGACACGCCGTATGTAAGAAACCCCCGGTGCGCCGGCCGCGATCCATCCCGCGATATCCAGTTCCCCCGACGCCTTCCCGGACACTATCCGCTTTCGCGTATCGAGCACGCCGGATAGGCGAACCGCGCCGGAGTCCCGTGCAGCCGTGAACTTCCGGACACGCAGAACACCCTCCTTGTAAAAAAGATCCGCCTCGACCGACGGAAACGGCCACACTCCGCCCTCGCCCCCCGGCAGCACCACGTACCCCTCCGACCGTTCGAGGGAGACGGTGACATGCGTCCCGAGGAAGCGCCCCTCGCGAATCCGGACTTCGCGGACGACGGTCTGGAACTGGCGGACCGTGCCCGGGAGAGTGAGGAGGATCGATCCGTCCATCAGAAGGATCTCGGGAAGGGAGGGACGCGGACCTTCCTTCCGCGTCGCCGTCCATCGATCGTAGAGCGCGCGATTTCGTTCACCCGCTTCCAGGTGGAAATTCCGGACCCGGACCCTGGAAACGGGAAGCCCCCCGGTAAGAAAGCGCAGCGGTGAGAAGGATACGTCGACCGTTCCGGCGCTTCCGAGGGGAAGATCCGCGAGCGCGTCGCGAAGCAGCACGTTGTCGATGGAAACGTGAAGATGCAGCAGGTGGAGCTTCAATCCGCCGTATTGCACCGCGATGCCTTCGCTGGCGGCCGCGGCGATCAGCGCCGCCTCGGCCCGGCGCACCCTCTCCGGGATCTCGAGCGACAGGCGCCACCCGACGACCGAAAGGAGAAGGAGGAGGAGGAGGCCAACCCCGGTCCAACGCACCCATCGCATCGACATGATCCAATTATAGAGGAAGGAAGGTGGAGCGGGCGACCGGATTCGAACCGGCGACGTCAAGCTTGGGAAGCTTGCATTCTACCCCTGAATTACGCCCGCACGAATGACATTTTTACCACAAGCCCGCGTCGGTTTGCAACCGGGCGATACGCCGTTCAAATCCGCAGGCGGGCCTCAACGTCACGGTATCCCGGGGCCTTGTCCTGTATTTCCCGGAGGATCTCACGCGCCTCGTCCCGCCGTCCGGCGTTCTCCAGTAGCACCGCCTTGTGGTAGCACACGTCGCACCACACCTCTTCCCCCCCGGTGGATGCGGCGAGGATCGCTTCGAGCACGGCGAGCGCCCCGTCGAAGTCGGCACGGTCGGCCAGCGTGTCGGCCAGGAGCGACCCCGCCCCCACGAACAGGTCCGGCTTACGCATCGCCAACCGGAACTCCGCGGCGGCCTCGTTGTACAGCCCCATCTCCTTATAGGCGATACCGAGATTGTATCGAGCCTCGGGGTCCGTGTTCCCGATCTCTTCATCGACCTTCGCCTGCAGCCGGCCGAGAGCGGACCGAACGATGTTCTCCTCCTGCTCGTACTCTCCCTTGGCGGTCTGGGTCGGGGAAGTCGAGGGCTTCGCGGGAGCAGAGCGCGGGGGTTCTCCCGGCGGCGGCTCCGGTTCGGCGCGCTTCCTGGCCGCTTCCGTGAAGGAGAACACGCCGGCGGCGGCGACATCCCATCCGC is a window encoding:
- a CDS encoding translocation/assembly module TamB domain-containing protein, with product MRWVRWTGVGLLLLLLLSVVGWRLSLEIPERVRRAEAALIAAAASEGIAVQYGGLKLHLLHLHVSIDNVLLRDALADLPLGSAGTVDVSFSPLRFLTGGLPVSRVRVRNFHLEAGERNRALYDRWTATRKEGPRPSLPEILLMDGSILLTLPGTVRQFQTVVREVRIREGRFLGTHVTVSLERSEGYVVLPGGEGGVWPFPSVEADLFYKEGVLRVRKFTAARDSGAVRLSGVLDTRKRIVSGKASGELDIAGWIAAGAPGVSYIRRVVREGKAEFSVTADGPWNDPEGSARLVFRNAGFPGAAGAEGEAQLSLRGRVLRLARARAKLWGGVLEADGLFRTDSGQVEGKGTLRRVSLAAVPWKTLGIPVSLAGTGDASVRVAGSADRLGGTVSIALPGGIDRISSPGGSDTALRFPISLEAGGSVSGGRDVKVDSFRLLAGKAESRGGGEASIAGETLRLRGSLSLPAGKAVDYGVGEALAWEKIAAEWEISGPWSRLNGKASLSASALAFRGLPPLPLLLKVDGVPSETLHVSADVPTQLFKATAEGTWTFPFDRTRTASEWTVAAREIDLSDIARWVSGVAASLGTDAGKASRYLTGIEGKGEADGKIRVMAGKIEASGRFHAARLDVRGVPLRALRAEGEFGSGGSANRWNARAEGKFGDGAFHFTANDDGKNRTAIEGKVEGIEIPQVFSLLHRDNPGEMKGTVDAGFAARLGPMGWEVPRFTAGTEKFSMGPARLSGVRVEGHLGAADGTFSFRSTSPQVRIDGEVQRSDGWPTKLSLTASEVPTSVLLIASGRSGVSSGGVWSAEAGGVIRLADVVEGAPLSPGVFSALHGSIRATDLSIGEMHFAECRASGGKSGDAFEGEILTRAPDSRLAWSVFLREPFGFRLEGPFSLGDPGNGTAKAGSRHFFLRGRAKIEGSLRTVEKTSGTVLVESLTYREGGFDLSGKDLSAQMDPAGVRWTGGTILAAGSPVRISGSVSWGGALNLRVDGKLPASAVRLAVPSVFDRLDGTVTLEARITGNLDAPSIVGTGHLEGGTVSFIGYNQLFEGMRADAVISREKIVFEHFEGKSGGGSIDGWGEVPLKMDAGQRLYFSVDFLDMRYPYPDDFRPVVQGHAELIGPVEDLLVTGDVEVQSARYSRVMYPEKALVDFSRRLSDVVARREKSEFRVRLDINVVADRTIRIKNNLADLKAGGEFQIEGDTRKVIVLGTFDVYEGYVELYGSRYDVTRAAVDFQDPRRINPRLDARGETKKGNYNIAVLVSGTFEKPEVDFTSDPPLSRTDIVSLLAFGMTTQNTASSGMGAGTTSGGGSTAAIAIGSTVGGVNERIRSTVGLDKFSIEPGYSATSRTFEPKFVVGKSFGDRASVSMASTVGTSAESTAIAEYKLREHIFLQGFWQSATTTQGGDLGGDLKFRYRYRDWKDFFRGKE